In Theropithecus gelada isolate Dixy chromosome 13, Tgel_1.0, whole genome shotgun sequence, one DNA window encodes the following:
- the NCK2 gene encoding cytoplasmic protein NCK2 isoform X3, with amino-acid sequence MKMTEEVIVIAKWDYTAQQDQELDIKKNERLWLLDDSKTWWRVRNAANRTGYVPSNYVERKNSLKKGSLVKNLKDTLAQRLLRVP; translated from the coding sequence ATGAAAATGACAGAAGAAGTTATTGTGATAGCCAAGTGGGACTACACCGCCCAGCAGGACCAGGAGCTGGACATCAAGAAGAACGAGCGGCTGTGGTTGCTGGATGACTCcaagacgtggtggcgggtgagGAACGCGGCCAACAGGACGGGCTATGTGCCGTCCAACTACGTGGAGCGGAAGAACAGCCTGAAGAAGGGCTCCCTGGTGAAGAACCTGAAGGACACACTAG